A region of the Lycium barbarum isolate Lr01 chromosome 1, ASM1917538v2, whole genome shotgun sequence genome:
tttaatttattttttaaaatctttttttttttgtttatttatttaaattttttaaaatcttttatttCGCCTAAGAGTCTAAGCTTATCCGTTTTTATTTAACCCATTTTCAACTCATCCATATCCGACTCGCCTATTTGCCGCTCTTAGTTATGTACGATATAAtcataaaatatataaataagacAAAGAGGTAAAAGAGAGGAATCTGACAAAAGCATTGTTTATTTCTTTAAAtaacattttattttttatggtcTTTTTGGATAACAAAGTTAAAATAATTTCGAATAGAGTTTATGTGTTAGGACAAattatgaggaaatatttacaGTGAATATCTTTATTATCTTGAGTGAAAACTTATTTTTGAGTTTTTATTATATCCAAAATGTATTTAGATTTGATTTTCATAACACATTTATTCAGAAAAGTATGAGCAACAGAATATTTGCAATCAAAGAATATCGGTATTTTTAGTTTATCAAAATGTTTAAAAGTGGGTTAAGTTGGGCGGCTTGGGTTTTGACTCATCATTTAGCCCATCTTGACACAATTCATTTTAACCCAAACAAGCTTTGGGTAGGTTTGGGCACTTGTCCATCTATTGATGCATCCCATCTTGACCCACCCAACCTCAGCTCAAACGGCTCATTTGCCACCTCTATAAGCTCACCAGACATTCAGAGGGGTTGACATTTAGTTTGAATTGGTGACTTTCGCCATTTAACCAGGCGTTAGTCACAGAAATTAAACATTTTTGTTACTTTATTTGGAAATTTTGAAGtaggagttgaagatggagttgtgtttggtcatatttttgaaaaatatatttggtcataaatgtttttttttttttaaaaaacatgaaatataaTTTATTCCCTCAATTTCTATAAACAAGCAAAACCACCCAACTTTTACCTGAAACATACAACCAAACCTGCTTTAAAAGAGTAAAATATTACAATACTTAAGCATGGACGCTCCCAAAATAGTCAAATCATTCACCAAAATCAagttacaaaatattaacatcatgaCCCAAGTTTCTTTCAAAAGTACATATCTAAGTGTGTcatatggatcatgtacaagtccccaaaagtCTACAAAAATATGTGCTCAAGCACGTGTGATTTTTATCTATGCTTTTAAATAGCCTACTTCAAATAATCATCCTCAAGTTTATCCCGATACATCATCTACGATAATAAGAAACTATCGCTAAACAAAAAGTTTAGTGGCACATAAACTTTGAGGTTGAAGCCATTAAATTCTCCAATTCTCATATAAAGCATAAATATATCATATCGAACTAAAACATACAAATTTAGCTAACATTTCATATTAACAAGTAAGCTATGTAAGAAGTACAAGAAATAAGTTCTGGAAATGAGCATATTAAAATCACCATCAAATACTTAATGAAGATACAATTGTTTCAAGAGAATCAAATATCAAATCATAAAGTTCTTCAAGATATCAATATTCCAAATCCCAAATGTTAAGAAGCTTTCCAAAGCTAATCAAAGAAAGTCCACCAGTTAGTTAATTTTTTCAACACATATGTCATGCAATTACATCAAGCATAATCGACTAACAAGAAGGATCGGAGTCCTAAATCAAGTAGGTTCGTCACttaataatcaagagaatcaagaaccatgttgaaagtggctttcccaTTCATACTTAATATGGATAAAGGTCCATAATTAAGATGAAATGTGAATCCCAAGTCAAGATGGGGCAAGATCCATACAATAAGAGGCATCCCAACATAAGTGACAGAGTCACTATCACAAGGAGGAtaaaagtcccaacaagaatgctaTAATGCttaagcaatccgtatatgtggGTGAGTTAGTTTGTCTTACAAAATTGTCTCACGTGATATCAATACACTCTTAATATACCATTTACTCAACTATATTTTGCTCCCTAGTATTCAAATTTTTCATCCCCAATTAAACATGGAGCAACAAGACACTAACCAGCAATAACCAATCGAATAGGAGAACAAATTAAAGTAAAGACAAATTTTACTAAAGCTTAAGATATTAACAATACTCCAACAaaattaaatgtaaaagtcaagtTTATGTGCAAACTTTAGAGTTTAGTGTCTCTAAAGCTCAACAAACATAAATAGATTATAGATCCTCAAAGCAACGAATAAAGTAATCATGTCGACCTCCTTAGCTTGTACAAATGTCTCTTGTACCTTAAATACATAATGGAATACTCACTTAAGGTCTAAAGTTTAAGAATATATATAAGCTAAATCATGATGAATAAAAAAAAACGATGCTAGATGGTCACCACTAATCCTAGTTCTTAAGGAGAAAATCTAAGCAGCAACTCTGCCCTGCATTGCGTTCCATATGTGACACAGTAAATAAAAGAATTAAGATTttgtaaaacatgaaagttgtgggTGATCTTCTTATATTTCTACGGACTTTTGAATCGCCTCATTTCGAGTTCTAAGTATAAAGTCATGATCAAATTAGTAACTGTTGCCAGTTCAAAAGAGGAATTAAATtctttattttcaagatttcaaaatatctaacaaaaacttgaatatttcacCAAAATATGTTGAATAACAAGCTTACCACAAGTTTGAGGAAGTTTCTTCCTAAATCCAAAATCTAAGATTTTTAAAATAATGCTAATCCATCTTGATTCTTGAGGgccatatacacacatatatatgttcAAAGGTGGAACCTAGAGTTTTTATACAACAAATGATCCTGATGATAGTTGAAGAATAACACTTACGTAGATTGAGAAATCTCCAATGATGGATTTGAAGAAGAAGACAAAACGACTTATGATaagattaagagcctgtttggattgacttattttagacgCTTTAAAGTCAAAATaacttttaagcacttttgtagtgtttAGGTAAAATAAAAAAGTGCTTTAAGGACTTGTTTTTAAgttaaaatgacaaaaataaataaaaaatcataCGCTAGAATTCctaacttatgacttttggcttataagtcaaaaggcataagcccatccaaacgggctctaaaaaaTTGAGTTTTGCTAATAAGGGCTTATTTTAGATGGTTAAAAGTTATTGGGCAATTTGCATGATtacccttattcgggggtggtcttttaacttttgccctttgCTTAAAATACATCaagattttgggttcgaaccccggctcagtaAAAATAATAATTCTCAAGGCAGAATTTCATAGCAAAAATAGGCCTTAGGCTTAACTTTTGTAGAATTTCAGCAGAGTAagaaaaattctgccttgcaaaaTTTCGTAGGACAAATCTTCGCGAAGCTTTACCTTGcgcaattgttttttttttttttttttttttttaccgagcTGGAGTTTGAACAAAAAATATCTAATTTATTCGATCATTTTTTAAGCGAATGGCAAAAATTAAAGCCCagtaatttgaggggcaaaatttaaagccCCAGTGCCTTTGAAGtgaaatccgtgcaaaaaaatgaaatttattaccttctttATTCAATGAGTCACAACTAAATGGACTTCTAGGTCGAACAAGATATgacaagtctttttttttttttaatattagggggtcataataatataaaataaatatgctaccttttaatttataatattttagCAGATAATTCGTATCATTAGTGAAAGCGATAAATAATacgaaaaaataaatttttggggcATAgtttaatagcctgtttggttAAGTTTCTACaatcaacttattttaaaaaatgattttttcaaaagcacttttcaaaaaaaatacttttggcgaaaaggagtttgtgtttggccaattaatttaaaaagtacttttaagaaacaattagtgtttggccaaacttttaaaaagtgtttctaagtgtatttttttcTCAAAGTGTTTTTgaacaaaaactatttttttttagcttctgaaaaagtatttcttattttctctcaaaaacttggtcaaacacttcaatttttaaaaaataagcatttattaaaaatataagtacttttggggaaaaTAATCTTTGCCAAAGATGAAGTATCTTTCAATAGATAATACCATTGACAAGTTGCTAGTTGGTTTTGATTAaaataagggaaaagggtaaaaaatatccCTCGACTTTAGAAGGGACTATAAATACCCTTCGAATTtattttgggtaaaaaatacccctcccatccttaaagttttcaaatataccctttcttgacggaaattatccccTAAAATAACCTGATatcattttttaaacccgctccatcatttagacccgacccaactaaataataacccataagatccccttattcccccaattccctcaaacttcaaacctaCGTATTGGGGGAATAAGGGAATCTTATGGACTATTATTTAgatgggtcgggtttaaatgatgaagcgagtttaaaaaatgatttcgggttattttggggaATAATTTCCATCAagacaagggtatatttgaaaactttaaggatggaaggggtatttttgacctaaAATAAGTTCGGAGATATTTATAGCCTTTTTACCAAAGTAGAAGGGTATTGTTGACCCTTTAACCTTTAAATAAAGTGTGTTTCAAACTACTtatcgttaaaaaaaaaaaaaaaaaaaaattaaaccctAACAAAAGAGAAGGGAAAAAAGAGAAAGGAGGTGCCTTCATCTTCAGGTTGAGCCACTAAATCAGTGAGACATATATCACAAACAGCTAAACACACAAAAAGAATCTCACTTGTTTTTCAATCAAATATTAGATGGATGGATCAACTATTTTTCTAGCATTTGCTCATATCAACAACCCTTTTGCTGCTTGAAATTTTTTAGTATATTGGAAGAAAGCTTTTCACTCAAGGTCTATTCTATCCTATTTTCATCCTTAATTGTTTATCCCCAATATTACTCATGCTTAATATATTACTATGACTGCACTTTTGTCTTCATTTTAGTCTTTGTGTGTTACTTTTGCTGATGGAAGTTAGATGATATTTAATTGGTGGCGTGCAGCTTCTGAATcaaccttttctttttttttgttgcagGTGAGTGATCTGAATATGGCTATTTCCGCAACATTTTCTTCTCATGGATTCCAGGGGAAAAGACTTGTGTCACCTCCTCGAAAGAGTTTTGGAGGCAATAATGTATGGTTAAAGCAACCTGTGCACTCTAAATCTAAATCATTCTCTGTTGAATTGTTTAACGAGGGACGAAATCAATGCGTTATGTCAACGAATAGCAGCAGAGTCCAATGCAGAGCATTGGAGATGAAAAATAATAAGTCTTCAAGTATGGTGGGGAATAGGTTTCAGCTTGATGATGTGATTGAATCACAGCAGTTTGATAGAGACACTCTCAGTTCCATATTTGAAGTGGCACGGGAGATGGAGAAAATTGAGAAGAAGTCGACGGGAAGGGAGATACTTAAGGGTTATCTTATGGCCACTCTCTTCTATGAACCCTCAACTAGGACTAGGCTTTCATTTGAATCTGCCATGAAGCGTTTAGGCGGGGAAGTATTGACAACCGAAAATGCTCGTGAATTTTCTTCTGCAGCAAAAGGAGAGACGCTTGAAGGTATCTGTATTagttttcaaaataagtaattttTTCACGTTCAATAGGATGTTGGACTATTAAAATAGAAGTTTGAATTGCAGACACAATTAGAACTGTTGAAGGATACTCTGACATTACTGTTATGAGACATTTTGAAAGTGGTGCTGCTAGAAGAGCCGCAGCCACTGCCAGTATTCCAATCATAAATGCAGGAGATGGTCCTGGACAACACCCAACTCAGGTTTGCACCTCTTGTAGATACTTTTCGTTGTAGGACAGAGAGTTTGAGGCAAGAATTACTATAAAATGTCTATTTAAATTGATACTTATTACTGCAATTGTTCTaaatctaacttttttttttcttttttcgggtAGATAAGCTTACAACTCAGTCAGTCATTTGCTTTGCATCTCTTGAAACGGCATTGTACTCATTATATGTTAGAAACTTAGAATCGCTGTTGAGCATAAACTTTTCCAGTATAGGGAAACTAGCCATAGACTGTTTTGTGGGGGTATTATTCTATCCTTTCCCCTTTGACAGATATAAATTAGGAAGCAGTAACTTGTTTGGATTAGGCATTCCAGCTGAGTTTCTAGACATCAATAATAATGTAGACTCTTAACTACGCACTTATCCCTCTCATGTGTTTCAGGTTGTTCGCTGCTATTATAATTCATAACAAACCCTGAATATCATATAGAGAGTTAATTGGCGGAAACTACTTAATAGAGTACATAAGACTCGTCACTGGGGCATGCATTTGTTTGCAGAGGAATTTTCTATATCATAGTAGTATTCTTCCTAGGCTGT
Encoded here:
- the LOC132636502 gene encoding aspartate carbamoyltransferase, chloroplastic-like, with amino-acid sequence MAISATFSSHGFQGKRLVSPPRKSFGGNNVWLKQPVHSKSKSFSVELFNEGRNQCVMSTNSSRVQCRALEMKNNKSSSMVGNRFQLDDVIESQQFDRDTLSSIFEVAREMEKIEKKSTGREILKGYLMATLFYEPSTRTRLSFESAMKRLGGEVLTTENAREFSSAAKGETLEDTIRTVEGYSDITVMRHFESGAARRAAATASIPIINAGDGPGQHPTQALLDVYTIEREIGKLDGIKVALVGDLAYGRTVRSLAYLLAKYRDVKIYFVSPDVVKMKDDIKDYLTSMGVQWEESADLVEVASKCDVVYQTRIQRERFGEWVDLYEEARGKYIVDLSVVNAMQKHAIVMHPLPRLDEITVDVDGDPRAAYFRQAKNGLYIRMALLKLLLLGW